The following is a genomic window from Desulfuromonas sp..
CCGTCGAGCCGTTGCCGGGCAGGACGCACCTTTCTGGCAGGCGGTGATGGGCCGCGAGGGCGGCGCCGAGGGAGGCGGCGGCGATCTCGGGGTAGTGCCCGGCCAGGTCGAGGGCCTCCCGCGCGGCCTGCAGCGCCCCGACCGGCGTCCCCAGGGGGTTGATGCTGGCCGAAAAATCGAACAGTTCCGCCACCGGCCGGCCCAGTTCCCGGGCGGCCCTCAGCACCCCTCCGCCATGCTGTCCGTCTGTCATCGCCATAGTCCCGTCAGCAGCAGCCCCAGTCCCAGAGCGAGGCTTGAAGCCAGGTAGAGGATCCGGATCATAGCCCGGTAGCTCCCGGCGGTAACCGGCCCGGCCCCGTCGCCCAGAGAGGCCTTTTCCACGGTTTGGCCGAAATAGACCGCCGGCCCGCCCAGCCTCACCCCGAGGGCCCCCGCGGCGGCGGCCTCCGGGTAACCGGCGTTGGGGCTTTTGTGCTTGGCCGCGTCGCGCCGCATGATGCGCAGGGCCTCCCGACCGTCGAGTCCCAGGGGAAAGGCGGCCAGGACCACCAGCAGCCCGGTCAGCCGGGCGGGAAGCAGGTTGAGCAGGTCGTCGAGGCGGGCCGAGGCCCATCCCAGTTCCCGGTAGCGGTCGTTCTTGTACCCCACCATGGAGTCCAGGGTATTGGCGGCCTTGTAGAGCATCGCCAACACCGGCCCGCCGAGAAAGAGGTAGAAAAGGGGGGCCACAACCCCGTCCGAAGCGTTCTCCGCCACCGTCTCGATACAGGCCCGCAGGATCCCCTCCTCGTCCAGGGCTGCGGTGTCCCGCCCGACGATCAAGGAGAGGGCGCGGCGCGCATCCTCCAGCCTTCCGTCCTCCACCAGGGCCACCACCTCCCGGCTCTCCCGGTGGAGGGACCGCAGGGCAAGGGTCGTGTAGGCCGCCCACAGTGCGGCCAGCCAGCCGAGAAGGGGGTGGATCGCCCCGGCCAGCCGCAGCAGGGCGAGGGTAACGAGTCCGGTGACCGCCAGGGTCAAGCCTGCGAGCAGAACGCCCGCCACTCGCCGGTTCGCGACCAGCCCCGTCAGCAGGCCCTCCAGACGCCCGATAAGCCG
Proteins encoded in this region:
- the cbiB gene encoding adenosylcobinamide-phosphate synthase CbiB, encoding MGGLILCAFALDLLLGDPRGLPHPVVFIGRLIGRLEGLLTGLVANRRVAGVLLAGLTLAVTGLVTLALLRLAGAIHPLLGWLAALWAAYTTLALRSLHRESREVVALVEDGRLEDARRALSLIVGRDTAALDEEGILRACIETVAENASDGVVAPLFYLFLGGPVLAMLYKAANTLDSMVGYKNDRYRELGWASARLDDLLNLLPARLTGLLVVLAAFPLGLDGREALRIMRRDAAKHKSPNAGYPEAAAAGALGVRLGGPAVYFGQTVEKASLGDGAGPVTAGSYRAMIRILYLASSLALGLGLLLTGLWR